The Zhihengliuella sp. ISTPL4 genomic interval GTTCAAGAACTACGACGGCGTGCTGAAGGTCGACGGCGAGGTCGGCAACAAGAAGCAGTACGACCCGCGCGCCTGGGGCAAGATCGCCGAGTCGGCCATGGCCGCCCGCGTGGTCGAGTCCACCCGCCAGCTCGGCTCGTACGGCCAGTCGAAGAGCTGACATCCGCAGTCACAGAAAGGGCCCGGCATCATGCCGGGCCCTTTCGCGTGTGCGCGCGGAGTCAGCGCGCCGCCTGGTCGAGGTAGGCGATGAAGGCCGGGTCGCCCATCATCGGCACGACGAGGCAGAAGGCGGCGATGGCGATCGTGACGACCGCTCCCACGATCGGGAGCCACCACGTGAGACGACCGCGTCGGAGGCGACGGATCGACAGGGCCGCCGTGACGCACCAACCGACCGCCAGCACGATCGCCGCGATCGTGCCCCACAGCCGGCCGGCGGCGTAGTTCGTGAACTCCCCGTCGATGCCGAGCATCGTCATGGTCTGGTTCATGACCGGAACGATGTCCAGATAGGACAGGCCGGTGACGACGACGTTGACCAGACCGTAGGCGAGTAGCGCGATCGTCGCGAACCGGTCGACCGAGGAGGGTCGCGCCGGAGCAGGCACCGCCGGCGCGGGGTCCGAAACGGGAGCCGACGGGCTGACGACCTCCACCACGGGCGGCAGACCCGCCGCCTCCCGCTGCTCCTCTGGCGTGGCGAATTCCCCGTAACGGGGGCGCTGGTCGGTCATCCCGCCATGGTATCCGCAGCGGCTCAGCGGCCCGCTCAGGAACCGGCCCAACCAATAGCGGCCCCGGAGAAGTGGGGACTTCTCGGGGCCGCGGACGGGAGCGCTGGGGACGCTCCTCATCCCGTTGGTCGCCGGCGCTGGGGACGCCGTAGGCGATCAGTAGGGCGTTGTCAGCCGCTACGTCTTCGATCATAGGGAACCCGAGTAGCCCGCACCAGGGCACGTAATTCAGATGGTGAACTCTGCATCCGGGCCGCCTGCATCGAGCGATTCCGCGCCGAGCTGGAGCGACAGGCGCCGCGCGGCGCGCTGCAGGTTCGACACCAGCCTCCGGTTGACGACGGCCTGGTCGGCGGGCAGGGAGACCGCGAGCGACGCGATCACTCCCGGGGCGATGACGGGCACCGCGACGCACGTGGCACCGATCGCGTACTCCTCCCGGTCGACCGCCCATCCCGGGGTCTGCTCGAGCTGGGTCAGGAGCGTCCGCCGATCGCTGATCGTCCGTGGCGTGAGCTCCTCGAGCCGGTGCCGGGAGAGGTAGTCCAGGCGGTCCTCCTCGGAGAGCGCGGCGAGGATCTGCTTGCCGAGCGCGGTCGCGTGGGCACTGGCGTGCAGTCCGACCCAGAGCTCGATGCGCGGGTTCCGCACGGCATCCACGATGTCGACGAGGTGCATCTCCCCGTCTGCGTACCGGGACAGGTAGGCCGTGGCGCCGACGTCCTCCGTCACCGAGCGCAGCGCGGCGCGGACGCGGGCGAGGAACACCCCGCGGGAGTCGATCTGCTGCTGAAAGGAGGGAAAGCGGCTCCCCAGCACGAGACCGTCCGGCTCCGCACTCAGATACCCCTCGTGCACGAGCGTGCGCACCAGGTTGTAGGTCGTCCCCGGCGTGAGCCCCGTGATGGACGAGAGCATCTTCGCCGGAAGGGGGCGCGGGGAGTTCGCGACGATGTCGACGAGGCGGAGCGCGCGTTGCACGGACCCGATGAGGGTCGGCTCCGCCTCCGCGGCGTTCACCGCTACGCGCCTCCTCCTGCGGAGGCGCGGCCGCCCAGGGCGCGCGCGTCGCGCTGTCCCGAGGCGTCCTGACGGAGCTCCTTCGGCAGAGAGAACATGAGATCCTCCTCCGCCGTCTTGACCTCTTCCACGTCGCGGTACCCCGCGTCACCGATCGCGTCGAGGACCTCACGCACGAGGACCTCGGGCACCGAGGCGCCGCTGGTGACGCCCACGGTCTCCACCCCGTCCAGCCACTCCTGGCGGATCTCCTCGGCGTAGTCCACGCGGTAGGCGGCCTTGGCCCCGTACTCGAGGGCGACCTCGACGAGACGGACGCTGTTGGACGAGTTGGCGGAGCCGACGACGATCACGAGATCGGCCCCCTGGGCGACCTTCTTGATGGCGACCTGTCGGTTCTGCGTGGCGTAGCAGAT includes:
- a CDS encoding IclR family transcriptional regulator; this translates as MNAAEAEPTLIGSVQRALRLVDIVANSPRPLPAKMLSSITGLTPGTTYNLVRTLVHEGYLSAEPDGLVLGSRFPSFQQQIDSRGVFLARVRAALRSVTEDVGATAYLSRYADGEMHLVDIVDAVRNPRIELWVGLHASAHATALGKQILAALSEEDRLDYLSRHRLEELTPRTISDRRTLLTQLEQTPGWAVDREEYAIGATCVAVPVIAPGVIASLAVSLPADQAVVNRRLVSNLQRAARRLSLQLGAESLDAGGPDAEFTI
- a CDS encoding DUF6264 family protein, which produces MTDQRPRYGEFATPEEQREAAGLPPVVEVVSPSAPVSDPAPAVPAPARPSSVDRFATIALLAYGLVNVVVTGLSYLDIVPVMNQTMTMLGIDGEFTNYAAGRLWGTIAAIVLAVGWCVTAALSIRRLRRGRLTWWLPIVGAVVTIAIAAFCLVVPMMGDPAFIAYLDQAAR